Proteins from a single region of Hermetia illucens chromosome 3, iHerIll2.2.curated.20191125, whole genome shotgun sequence:
- the LOC119651930 gene encoding ubiquitin carboxyl-terminal hydrolase isoform X1 has product MTTWLPMESNPDVMSSYIHKLGVSKDWSLIDVVGLDEELLEWVPKPVKALILLFPCSEAYEKYRDAEDEKLKQNPPKYPDDLFYMKQCVHNACGTIALVHSLANNKDVLLKGEGILQNYLQKAEPLTHEERGRKLEADEAFTIAHQEVAQQGQTTVNLDDEVDHHFIALVNKGGHIYELDGERSGPVDHGETSEDNFLKDAARVCKEFMARDPDEMRFTVIALVPTLD; this is encoded by the exons ATGACTACTTGGTTGCCAATGGAATCTAATCCCGAT GTGATGTCCAGTTATATCCATAAATTGGGCGTATCGAAGGACTGGAGCCTGATTGATGTGGTCGGTTTGGACGAAGAACTCCTGGAATGGGTTCCAAAACCCGTTAAAGCGCTAATTTTGCTGTTCCCGTGCTCAGAAGCG TATGAGAAATATCGCGACGCAGAGGATGAAAAACTGAAGCAGAACCCGCCCAAGTATCCGgacgacttgttttatatgaaACAATGCGTACATAACGCTTGCGGGACGATTGCTCTGGTTCATAGTTTGGCGAACAATAAAGA TGTCTTACTCAAAGGAGAAGGAATTCTTcaaaattatttgcaaaaagctGAACCCCTTACACACGAAGAACGTGGCCGAAAATTAGAAGCTGATGAAGCATTCACTATCGCACATCAGGAGGTGGCACAACAAGGTCAAACGACTGTTAATCTTGATGATGAAGTTGATCATCACTTTATAGCTTTGGTTAATAAGGGTGGTCATATTTACGAGTTGGATGGCGAGAGATCTGGTCCAGTTGATCACGGTGAAACATCCGAAGATAATTTCTTGAAA GATGCTGCTCGCGTTTGTAAGGAGTTTATGGCTCGGGATCCTGATGAGATGCGTTTTACTGTGATTGCATTGGTACCGACTTTGGATTAG